Proteins encoded by one window of Salarias fasciatus chromosome 1, fSalaFa1.1, whole genome shotgun sequence:
- the dhx38 gene encoding pre-mRNA-splicing factor ATP-dependent RNA helicase PRP16 isoform X1, with translation MDDDVSMHRLEGSDPTAQVGGLIVKKKSAAAEAHVFRAPTPRTSLLGLDLLAAQKRKERENKEQADVGDEDRSRKKSKISSYKDWEEGKSDSGSDDDEDDDDKDKDTKKESRKYRVTGSETPSNPGGVSEEFRRRHQQREKDRREHGVYASSKEDRNKDREAERSRDKGRDRRSDRDERDSGRGSSSRSERGDRSERSERSQREGSSDRISRGTKRDEPQTPQHRPRDGFTPSRSNWEEDESGYASTRHSQWESPSPSPSHRESDRSERSHRSGRESERKDRSVRGRYSDDTPLPTPSYKYNEWANDRKHLGSTPRLSQGKVRKDGEGGFMFDNEDEKEQWEEDQKQADRDWYMMDEGYDEFHNPFTSTSDEYVKKREQILQKQTQKRISAQKRQINEDNERWETNRMLTSGVVQRLEVDDDFEEDNAAKVHLLVHNLVPPFLDGRIVFTKQPEPIIPVKDATSDMAIISRKGSQLVRKHREQKERKKAQHKHWELAGTKLGDIMGIKKTEEEDKPGGQTVGEDGKVDYRAEQKFADHMKEKSEASSEFAKKKSILEQRQYLPIFAVRQQLLNIIRDNSIVIVVGETGSGKTTQLTQYLHEDGYTSYGMVGCTQPRRVAAMSVAKRVSEEIGTNLGEEVGYAIRFEDCTSEKTLIKYMTDGILLRESLRESDLDHYSAVIMDEAHERSLNTDVLFGLLREVVSRRTDLKLIVTSATMDSDKFAAFFGNVPIFNIPGRTFPVDILFSKTPQEDYVEAAVKQALQIHLSGLIGDILIFMPGQEDIEVTSDQIVERLEDLENAPPLAVLPIYSQLPSDLQAKIFQKAPDGVRKCIVATNIAETSLTVDGIMFVVDAGYCKLKVFNPRIGMDALQVYPISQANANQRAGRAGRTGPGQCYRLYTQSAYKNEMLTTTIPEIQRTNLANVVLLLKSLGVQDLLLFHFMDPPPEDNMLNSMYQLWILGALDNTGALTPTGRLMVEFPLDPALSKMLIVSCDMGCSADILIIVSMLSVPAIFYRPKGREEESDQVREKFSVPESDHLTFLNVYMQWKNNNYSSIWCNDHFIHTKAMRKVREVRSQLKDIMVQQRMNLVSCGSDWDIIRKCICAAYFHQAAKLKGIGEYVNVRTGMPCHLHPTSSLFGMGYTPDYIIYHELVMTTKEYMQCVTAVDGEWLAELGPMFYSVKQAGKSRQENRRRAKAEINNMEEEMALAEEQLRARREEQEKKSNTGSVKAVKICTPGRREEAPMTPRRTPARFGL, from the exons ATGGATGACGATGTGTCCATGCATAGACTGGAAGGATCAGATCCAACCGCTCAAGTTGGTGGACTGATTGTAAAAAAGAAGAGTGCAGCTGCAGAGGCTCACGTCTTCCGGGCACCGACACCACGCACGTCTCTGCTAGGATTGGATCTTCTGGCTGCTCAGAAGAGGAAGGAGCGTGAAAATAAAGAGCAAGCAGACGTGGGTGATGAGGACAGAAGCAGAAAGAAGTCAAAGATCTCTTCTTACAAGGACTGGGAGGAGGGCAAGAGTGACTCTGggtctgatgatgatgaagatgatgatgataagGACAAAGATACTAAAAAGGAGAG CAGGAAGTACCGAGTGACAGGATCTGAAACGCCCTCCAACCCCGGAGGTGTGAGTGAAGAGTTCAGACGCAGacaccagcagagagagaaagacagacgtGAACATGGCGTCTACGCATCTTCCAAGGAAGACAGGAACAAAGACAGAGAagcagaaagaagcagagaTAAAGGGAGAGACCGACGCAGCGACAGAG ATGAACGTGACAGCGGCCGCGGCAGCAGCAGTCGGTCGGAGCGTGGGGATCGCAGTGAGAGAAGTGAGCGCTCACAGAGAGAGGGCTCGTCTGATCGGATCAGCCGGGGTACTAAGAGAGACGAACCCCAGACACCACAGCATCGTCCCAGAG ATGGTTTTACACCTTCACGCTCCAATTGGGAGGAGGATGAAAGTGGCTATGCCAGTACGAGGCATTCCCAGTGGGAGTCTCCGTCGCCTTCCCCGTCTCACAGAGAATCAGATCGCTCCGAGAGAAGCCATCGCTCCggcagagagagtgagagaaaggaCAG GTCAGTCAGAGGTCGTTACTCCGACGATACACCCCTTCCCACCCCGTCCTACAAGTACAATGAGTGGGCCAATGACCGGAAGCACTTAGGCTCGACGCCTCGTTTATCACAAGGAAAAG TGAGGAAAGATGGTGAAGGAGGATTCATGTTTGATAATGAAGACGAAAAAGAACAGTGGGAGGAGGACCAGAAA CAAGCTGACAGAGATTGGTATATGATGGATGAAGGCTATGACGAGTTCCACAACCCTTTCACTTCCACCTCTGACGAATATGTAAAGAAGAGAGAGCAGATCCTCCAGAAACAGACTCAGAAAAGAATATCTGCACAGAAGCGACAGATCAATGAG GATAATGAACGGTGGGAGACAAACCGCATGCTGACCAGCGGGGTTGTACAAAGGCTGGAGGTGGATGACGACTTTGAAGAGGACAACGCTGCGAAGGTTCACCTTCTGGTTCATAACCTGGTTCCTCCCTTTCTGGATGGGAGAATAGTCTTCACCAAACAG ccagaGCCGATCATTCCCGTGAAAGACGCCACCTCCGACATGGCCATCATTTCTCGTAAGGGCAGCCAGCTTGTTCGTAAACATCGGGAGCAGAAAGAACGTAAGAAG gcgcagcacaaacactgggagCTGGCTGGCACCAAGCTGGGGGACATCATGGGTATcaagaagacagaagaagaagacaagcCAGGCGGCCAAACAGTGGGCGAGGACGGCAAAGTAGACTACAG AGCAGAGCAAAAATTTGCAGATCACATGAAAGAGAAGTCTGAGGCCAGCAGCGAGTTTGCTAAGAAGAAGAGCATTCTGGAGCAGAGGCAGTACCTGCCTATATTCGCAGTCAGACAGCAACTTCTCAACATCATCAG GGACAACAGCATTGTGATCGTTGTTGGGGAGACGGGCAGTGGGAAGACCACCCAGCTGACCCAGTACCTGCACGAGGACGGCTACACCAGCTACGGCATGGTGGGATGCACTCAGCCTCGAAGAGTGGCGGCCATGAGCGTGGCCAAGAGAGTCAGTGAGGAGATCGGCACCAACCTTGGAGAGGAG GTCGGTTATGCAATCCGATTCGAGGACTGCACATCTGAGAAAACTCTGATCAAATACATGACAGACGGGATTCTGCTCCGAGAGTCGCTGAGGGAGTCGGACCTGGACCACTACAGTGCTGTGATCATGGACGAGGCTCACGAACGCTCCCTCAATACAGATGTGCTGTTCGGCCTGCTGCGCGAG GTCGTATCTCGACGCACTGACCTGAAGCTCATAGTTACTTCTGCAACTATGGATTCAGACAAATTTGCGGCATTTTTCGGCAATGTGCCCATATTCAATATCCCAGGAAGAACCTTTCCAGTGGACATCTTGTTTAGCAAG ACGCCTCAGGAGGATTACGTGGAGGCGGCTGTGAAACAGGCTCTGCAGATCCACCTCAGTGGACTGATAGGAGACATCCTCATCTTCATGCCCGGACAGGAGGACATTGAG GTGACTTCGGATCAGATTGTGGAGCGTCTGGAGGATTTGGAGAACGCTCCTCCGCTGGCTGTGCTGCCCATCTACTCTCAACTGCCCTCTGACCTGCAGGCCAAGATTTTCCAGAAG GCTCCAGATGGGGTGAGGAAATGCATCGTTGCTACTAATATTGCGGAGACTTCCCTCACTGTGGATGGAatcatgtttgttgttgatgCCGGATACTGCAAGCTTAAG GTGTTCAACCCTCGCATTGGAATGGATGCTCTTCAGGTTTATCCCATCAGTCAGGCCAATGCTAACCAGCGTGCAGGTCGCGCAGGACGTACAGGACCAGGCCAGTGTTACAG ACTGTACACACAGAGTGCGTATAAGAACGAGATGCTGACCACCACCATCCCAGAGATCCAGAGGACCAACTTGGCCAATGTTGTTCTTCTGCTGAAGTCTTTGGGGGTGCaggacctgctcctcttccactTCATGGATCCACCACCCGAGGACAACATGCTGAACTCCATGTACCAGCTGTGGATCCTGGGAGCGCTGGACAACACAG GAGCTCTGACGCCAACGGGGCGGCTGATGGTGGAGTTCCCTCTCGACCCGGCCCTCTCCAAGATGCTGATCGTGTCCTGTGACATGGGCTGCAGTGCAGACATCCTCATCATCGTCTCCATGTTGTCTGTGCCAGCCATCTTTTACAGGCCTAAG ggtCGTGAGGAGGAGAGTGACCAAGTAAGGGAGAAGTTTTCAGTCCCAGAGAGTGACCACCTCACGTTCCTGAATGTCTACATGCAATGGAAGAACAACAACTACTCCAGCATCTGGTGCAACGACCACTTCATCCACACCAAGGCCATGCGCAAG GTGCGCGAGGTGCGCTCCCAGCTGAAGGACATCATGGTGCAGCAGAGGATGAACCTGGTCTCCTGCGGGTCGGACTGGGACATCATCAGGAAATGCATCTGCGCCGCTTACTTCCACCAGGCCGCCAAGCTCAAG GGCATTGGCGAATATGTGAACGTGAGGACAGGCATGCCGTGCCACCTCCATCCCACCAGCTCCCTGTTCGGGATGGGATACACTCCCGACTACATCATCTACCACGAGCTCGTCATGACCACCAAG GAGTACATGCAGTGCGTGACGGCAGTGGACGGAGAGTGGCTGGCAGAGCTTGGGCCGATGTTTTACAGCGTCAAACAAGCTGGGAAAAGCAGACAG GAGAACCGTCGCCGGGCTAAGGCGGAGATCAacaacatggaggaggagatggccCTGGCCGAGGAGCAGCTGCGAGCCCgccgggaggagcaggagaagaagagcaaCACCGGCAGCGTCAA
- the dhx38 gene encoding pre-mRNA-splicing factor ATP-dependent RNA helicase PRP16 isoform X2, translating to MDDDVSMHRLEGSDPTAQVGGLIVKKKSAAAEAHVFRAPTPRTSLLGLDLLAAQKRKERENKEQADVGDEDRSRKKSKISSYKDWEEGKSDSGSDDDEDDDDKDKDTKKERKYRVTGSETPSNPGGVSEEFRRRHQQREKDRREHGVYASSKEDRNKDREAERSRDKGRDRRSDRDERDSGRGSSSRSERGDRSERSERSQREGSSDRISRGTKRDEPQTPQHRPRDGFTPSRSNWEEDESGYASTRHSQWESPSPSPSHRESDRSERSHRSGRESERKDRSVRGRYSDDTPLPTPSYKYNEWANDRKHLGSTPRLSQGKVRKDGEGGFMFDNEDEKEQWEEDQKQADRDWYMMDEGYDEFHNPFTSTSDEYVKKREQILQKQTQKRISAQKRQINEDNERWETNRMLTSGVVQRLEVDDDFEEDNAAKVHLLVHNLVPPFLDGRIVFTKQPEPIIPVKDATSDMAIISRKGSQLVRKHREQKERKKAQHKHWELAGTKLGDIMGIKKTEEEDKPGGQTVGEDGKVDYRAEQKFADHMKEKSEASSEFAKKKSILEQRQYLPIFAVRQQLLNIIRDNSIVIVVGETGSGKTTQLTQYLHEDGYTSYGMVGCTQPRRVAAMSVAKRVSEEIGTNLGEEVGYAIRFEDCTSEKTLIKYMTDGILLRESLRESDLDHYSAVIMDEAHERSLNTDVLFGLLREVVSRRTDLKLIVTSATMDSDKFAAFFGNVPIFNIPGRTFPVDILFSKTPQEDYVEAAVKQALQIHLSGLIGDILIFMPGQEDIEVTSDQIVERLEDLENAPPLAVLPIYSQLPSDLQAKIFQKAPDGVRKCIVATNIAETSLTVDGIMFVVDAGYCKLKVFNPRIGMDALQVYPISQANANQRAGRAGRTGPGQCYRLYTQSAYKNEMLTTTIPEIQRTNLANVVLLLKSLGVQDLLLFHFMDPPPEDNMLNSMYQLWILGALDNTGALTPTGRLMVEFPLDPALSKMLIVSCDMGCSADILIIVSMLSVPAIFYRPKGREEESDQVREKFSVPESDHLTFLNVYMQWKNNNYSSIWCNDHFIHTKAMRKVREVRSQLKDIMVQQRMNLVSCGSDWDIIRKCICAAYFHQAAKLKGIGEYVNVRTGMPCHLHPTSSLFGMGYTPDYIIYHELVMTTKEYMQCVTAVDGEWLAELGPMFYSVKQAGKSRQENRRRAKAEINNMEEEMALAEEQLRARREEQEKKSNTGSVKAVKICTPGRREEAPMTPRRTPARFGL from the exons ATGGATGACGATGTGTCCATGCATAGACTGGAAGGATCAGATCCAACCGCTCAAGTTGGTGGACTGATTGTAAAAAAGAAGAGTGCAGCTGCAGAGGCTCACGTCTTCCGGGCACCGACACCACGCACGTCTCTGCTAGGATTGGATCTTCTGGCTGCTCAGAAGAGGAAGGAGCGTGAAAATAAAGAGCAAGCAGACGTGGGTGATGAGGACAGAAGCAGAAAGAAGTCAAAGATCTCTTCTTACAAGGACTGGGAGGAGGGCAAGAGTGACTCTGggtctgatgatgatgaagatgatgatgataagGACAAAGATACTAAAAAGGAGAG GAAGTACCGAGTGACAGGATCTGAAACGCCCTCCAACCCCGGAGGTGTGAGTGAAGAGTTCAGACGCAGacaccagcagagagagaaagacagacgtGAACATGGCGTCTACGCATCTTCCAAGGAAGACAGGAACAAAGACAGAGAagcagaaagaagcagagaTAAAGGGAGAGACCGACGCAGCGACAGAG ATGAACGTGACAGCGGCCGCGGCAGCAGCAGTCGGTCGGAGCGTGGGGATCGCAGTGAGAGAAGTGAGCGCTCACAGAGAGAGGGCTCGTCTGATCGGATCAGCCGGGGTACTAAGAGAGACGAACCCCAGACACCACAGCATCGTCCCAGAG ATGGTTTTACACCTTCACGCTCCAATTGGGAGGAGGATGAAAGTGGCTATGCCAGTACGAGGCATTCCCAGTGGGAGTCTCCGTCGCCTTCCCCGTCTCACAGAGAATCAGATCGCTCCGAGAGAAGCCATCGCTCCggcagagagagtgagagaaaggaCAG GTCAGTCAGAGGTCGTTACTCCGACGATACACCCCTTCCCACCCCGTCCTACAAGTACAATGAGTGGGCCAATGACCGGAAGCACTTAGGCTCGACGCCTCGTTTATCACAAGGAAAAG TGAGGAAAGATGGTGAAGGAGGATTCATGTTTGATAATGAAGACGAAAAAGAACAGTGGGAGGAGGACCAGAAA CAAGCTGACAGAGATTGGTATATGATGGATGAAGGCTATGACGAGTTCCACAACCCTTTCACTTCCACCTCTGACGAATATGTAAAGAAGAGAGAGCAGATCCTCCAGAAACAGACTCAGAAAAGAATATCTGCACAGAAGCGACAGATCAATGAG GATAATGAACGGTGGGAGACAAACCGCATGCTGACCAGCGGGGTTGTACAAAGGCTGGAGGTGGATGACGACTTTGAAGAGGACAACGCTGCGAAGGTTCACCTTCTGGTTCATAACCTGGTTCCTCCCTTTCTGGATGGGAGAATAGTCTTCACCAAACAG ccagaGCCGATCATTCCCGTGAAAGACGCCACCTCCGACATGGCCATCATTTCTCGTAAGGGCAGCCAGCTTGTTCGTAAACATCGGGAGCAGAAAGAACGTAAGAAG gcgcagcacaaacactgggagCTGGCTGGCACCAAGCTGGGGGACATCATGGGTATcaagaagacagaagaagaagacaagcCAGGCGGCCAAACAGTGGGCGAGGACGGCAAAGTAGACTACAG AGCAGAGCAAAAATTTGCAGATCACATGAAAGAGAAGTCTGAGGCCAGCAGCGAGTTTGCTAAGAAGAAGAGCATTCTGGAGCAGAGGCAGTACCTGCCTATATTCGCAGTCAGACAGCAACTTCTCAACATCATCAG GGACAACAGCATTGTGATCGTTGTTGGGGAGACGGGCAGTGGGAAGACCACCCAGCTGACCCAGTACCTGCACGAGGACGGCTACACCAGCTACGGCATGGTGGGATGCACTCAGCCTCGAAGAGTGGCGGCCATGAGCGTGGCCAAGAGAGTCAGTGAGGAGATCGGCACCAACCTTGGAGAGGAG GTCGGTTATGCAATCCGATTCGAGGACTGCACATCTGAGAAAACTCTGATCAAATACATGACAGACGGGATTCTGCTCCGAGAGTCGCTGAGGGAGTCGGACCTGGACCACTACAGTGCTGTGATCATGGACGAGGCTCACGAACGCTCCCTCAATACAGATGTGCTGTTCGGCCTGCTGCGCGAG GTCGTATCTCGACGCACTGACCTGAAGCTCATAGTTACTTCTGCAACTATGGATTCAGACAAATTTGCGGCATTTTTCGGCAATGTGCCCATATTCAATATCCCAGGAAGAACCTTTCCAGTGGACATCTTGTTTAGCAAG ACGCCTCAGGAGGATTACGTGGAGGCGGCTGTGAAACAGGCTCTGCAGATCCACCTCAGTGGACTGATAGGAGACATCCTCATCTTCATGCCCGGACAGGAGGACATTGAG GTGACTTCGGATCAGATTGTGGAGCGTCTGGAGGATTTGGAGAACGCTCCTCCGCTGGCTGTGCTGCCCATCTACTCTCAACTGCCCTCTGACCTGCAGGCCAAGATTTTCCAGAAG GCTCCAGATGGGGTGAGGAAATGCATCGTTGCTACTAATATTGCGGAGACTTCCCTCACTGTGGATGGAatcatgtttgttgttgatgCCGGATACTGCAAGCTTAAG GTGTTCAACCCTCGCATTGGAATGGATGCTCTTCAGGTTTATCCCATCAGTCAGGCCAATGCTAACCAGCGTGCAGGTCGCGCAGGACGTACAGGACCAGGCCAGTGTTACAG ACTGTACACACAGAGTGCGTATAAGAACGAGATGCTGACCACCACCATCCCAGAGATCCAGAGGACCAACTTGGCCAATGTTGTTCTTCTGCTGAAGTCTTTGGGGGTGCaggacctgctcctcttccactTCATGGATCCACCACCCGAGGACAACATGCTGAACTCCATGTACCAGCTGTGGATCCTGGGAGCGCTGGACAACACAG GAGCTCTGACGCCAACGGGGCGGCTGATGGTGGAGTTCCCTCTCGACCCGGCCCTCTCCAAGATGCTGATCGTGTCCTGTGACATGGGCTGCAGTGCAGACATCCTCATCATCGTCTCCATGTTGTCTGTGCCAGCCATCTTTTACAGGCCTAAG ggtCGTGAGGAGGAGAGTGACCAAGTAAGGGAGAAGTTTTCAGTCCCAGAGAGTGACCACCTCACGTTCCTGAATGTCTACATGCAATGGAAGAACAACAACTACTCCAGCATCTGGTGCAACGACCACTTCATCCACACCAAGGCCATGCGCAAG GTGCGCGAGGTGCGCTCCCAGCTGAAGGACATCATGGTGCAGCAGAGGATGAACCTGGTCTCCTGCGGGTCGGACTGGGACATCATCAGGAAATGCATCTGCGCCGCTTACTTCCACCAGGCCGCCAAGCTCAAG GGCATTGGCGAATATGTGAACGTGAGGACAGGCATGCCGTGCCACCTCCATCCCACCAGCTCCCTGTTCGGGATGGGATACACTCCCGACTACATCATCTACCACGAGCTCGTCATGACCACCAAG GAGTACATGCAGTGCGTGACGGCAGTGGACGGAGAGTGGCTGGCAGAGCTTGGGCCGATGTTTTACAGCGTCAAACAAGCTGGGAAAAGCAGACAG GAGAACCGTCGCCGGGCTAAGGCGGAGATCAacaacatggaggaggagatggccCTGGCCGAGGAGCAGCTGCGAGCCCgccgggaggagcaggagaagaagagcaaCACCGGCAGCGTCAA
- the cyb5b gene encoding cytochrome b5 type B, which produces MGEENNDKPVQTDTESAGAGENGETMDSSVKYYTLEDIQAHNMSNDTWLIIHDKVYDITSFLEEHPGGEEVLLEQAGADASESFEDVGHSMDAREMLQQYYVGELHMDDRKKSTAKDVPVTNSSESSSWTMWLLPAVAAAVVGIVYRYYVFEHKSS; this is translated from the exons ATGGGCGAGGAGAATAACGACAAGCCTGTGCAGACAGACACCGAGAGCGCCGGTGCTGGGGAAAATGGAGAAACGATGGACAGCAGTGTGAAATACTACACATTAGAGGACATCCAGGCGCACAATATGAGCAATGACACATGGCTCATCATCCACGATAAAGTATACGACATAACAAGTTTCCTCGAAGAG CACCCTGGAGGTGAGGAGGTTTTGCTGGAGCAGGCAGGCGCTGATGCTTCAGAAAGTTTTGAGGATGTTGGTCATTCCATGGATGCCAGAGAGATGCTCCAGCAGTACTACGTTGGAGAGCTTCACATG gaCGACAGGAAAAAGAGCACTGCCAAG GATGTACCAGTCACAAATTCAAGTGAATCGAG TTCCTGGACCATGTGGTTGCTACCCGCGGTGGCTGCAGCTGTCGTTGGCATTGTGTACCGCTATTATGTGTTTGAACACAAGTCCTCTTGA
- the LOC115391600 gene encoding probable G-protein coupled receptor 21, with translation MFAPVNLTAPEASNLSAADPLGLQELTHRTVKISIIAVLGAVITLGNVAVLLVISSSVAGWSRNSRYFLLSLTAADSAFGLLVMPLNLLVSLLKDYTEGPDALCHVVAFCNSTVYSTCMYTLASISLERYIAVFYPLQYSTLLTRKRTLLLIAFSWCFPPFLLMPISFPQGIIEVHFSTASLVCNPSYSTNVGYSLSLTCFIFFPCSIVMTYANLRVWCAAKRQRLKLRKFDSARSSRPNVAARVLVPVMAAYYTCWTPCMAVMIYNAVSGSSVPEWIEFVVVWLPTCNGFLNCIFYFWINQSFRRKFRLVVQRMALAACPELAGTLGYCGNSKTQFVSGILDNNNGIHERSSSVSSTCTLLSLA, from the exons ATGTTTGCGCCGGTGAACCTCACGGCTCCAGAAGCGTCCAACCTGTCAGCCGCTGACCCCCTCGGCCTGCAGGAGCTCACCCACCGGACTGTCAAGATCAGCATCATCGCGGTCCTGGGCGCCGTGATCACTCTGGGAAACGTGGCGGTGCTCCTGGTGATCAGTTCGTCCGTGGCTGGATGGTCGAGGAACTCCCGGTACTTCCTCCTGTCCCTCACCGCCGCGGACTCGGCGTTCGGGCTGCTCGTCATGCCGTTGAATCTGCTGGTGAGCCTGCTGAAGGACTACACGGAGGGCCCGGACGCGCTCTGCCACGTCGTGGCCTTCTGCAACTCCACCGTGTACTCCACGTGCATGTACACCCTGGCCTCGATCAGCCTGGAGAGGTACATCGCCGTGTTTTACCCCCTGCAgtactccaccctgctgaccAGGAAGAGGACGCTGCTCCTgatcgccttctcctggtgtttCCCGCCGTTCCTGCTCATGCCCATCTCTTTCCCTCAAGGCATCATCGAGGTTCACTTCTCCACCGCGTCGCTCGTCTGCAACCCGTCCTACTCCACTAACGTCGGGTACAGCCTCAGCTTGACGTGCTTTATCTTTTTCCCGTGCTCGATCGTCATGACCTACGCGAACCTGAGAGTCTGGTGCGCTGCGAAGAGGCAGAGACTCAAACTGCGCAAATTCGACAGCGCGCGCAGCAGCCGACCCAACGTGGCTGCCAGGGTGCTCGTGCCTGTGATGGCAGCCTACTACacctgctggaccccctgcaTGGCCGTCATGATCTACAATG CAGTCTCGGGCAGCAGCGTACCGGAGTGGATTGAGTTTGTGGTGGTGTGGCTGCCAACCTGCAACGGCTTCCTCAACTGCATCTTCTACTTCTGGATAAACCAAAGCTTTCGGCGGAAATTCCGCCTGGTGGTCCAGAGGATGGCTCTGGCCGCCTGTCCTGAACTGGCCGGCACCCTCGGGTACTGCGGAAATTCAAAGACCCAGTTTGTATCAGGAATTCTCGACAACAACAACGGCATCCACGAGCGGTCCTCCAGTGTGTCCTCCACCTGCACCCTGCTGAGCTTGGCTTAG